GGTATAGCGATTCTCTTATTTTTCGTCCCTATGCTTCCGAAGCTCAGAAAAAAAAGGCCTGGAGCAGTTATCGGGGGCGATGATGAAATCTGACGTGTACCGTATTCCGGCCCGTGAACCGGCATACTTTCGGTCAATCAAGACAGCTTGAAAGAACATTATAAGGAGGCGTAACGTGAATACCCAAAAGAAAGTAGTGACGATTCTGTTCCTTTCCTTCATGCTTGTTCTGGCTTTTTGCTCCTTTTCGAGGGCGGCGGATTACCCGACCAAGCCCATTACGTTCGTAATACCCTATCAGGCAGGTGGTTTCACCGATATATTAAGCCGTGCCCTTGCAGAGAGTCTGAAAAAGCAGCTCGGCCAGCCCGTCATCTGTGAAAACCGGGCCGGCGGAGGCGGAGCGGTCGGCTTGAGCTATATCGCAACCAGGCAGCCTGACGGCTACACTATCGGCCTTATCACTCCCGGGATGTATCTCGCCTATCATATGAAGAAGAGCGAGCTCAACCCGGTGAAGGATTTAACCTTTATATCCCGCATCAGCGGTGGAATGACCGCAATAGTGGTACGGACAGACTCGTCCTTCAAGACCGTCAAAGACCTCATCAATTACGCCAAACAAAACCCCGGGAAAATAACCTACGGCACTTCGGGACAGGGCACGATAACGCATCTCGCCATGGAAGAGCTCTCGAGCCTTGCGGGTGGGGTCCCCTGGAAACTGGTGCCTTACAAATCGGGTTCAGAAGCGGCAACGGCCCTGTTAGGAGGACACGTGGACGTGGTTTCCGATGCGCCCTCCTGGCAGCCCCTGGTCGACGCCGGCAAACTGAGACTTCTCGCGGTGTTCATGGATAAGCGTTCTGACCGTTATCCGAATGTGCCCACGGTGAAAGAATCGGGATACGACATGAGCGTACCAGGACCTAACGGGGTAGTGGGACCAAAAGGCATTCCCAAGCCGCTCGTCCAGAAGCTCGACGGGGCTTACAGAAAGGCCCTCGAAGACCCCGAGGTAAAGGCGGTGCTCAAACAATACGACTTGATCAACCTGTATTTGAATTCCGACGATTACGTAAAAGCTGCGCAAGAGGAGTTCGATTGGAGCGGAAAGCTCGTGCGAAAGCTCGGGCTCGACAAACAATGAAGCGGCGCCTGCTTCTGGGCAGTTCTCGAAAATAAAAAAGGGCATCAAAATTGATGCGCTCGTCTGGTGAAGCACGTCGCTTATGGAAGAATGTTTCTGCTCCGGAGGCAGAAGAATTATGAGTGATCGGAGAATGAGCAGTCTCTCGAAAGGCCTTAAGGTGCTCAGGCATTTCGTCTATGAAAAGGAAACATGGGGAATCCGAGAGATTGCGAGAGAATTGGGGTTCAGCAAGAGCGCAACTCTGAGGATATTGCAATCCTTATGTGACGAGGATTTTCTCGCCCTTGACCGGAAAGATAGCAAATATGGAATAGGGCCCGAACTCTGGCGTCTGGGTGTGGCTTTGCGTGGAAAGGAGAACCTGCACGCCACTGCCATGTCCGTAATCAGGAAGTATGCTGATAAAGTGAATGAAATGATGATTTTTTTCAGGCACAGCCGTGGGGCAGTGGTGTATGAGGGCGTGGCGGAGTGCGATCATGCCCTTCGCTTCACCCTCAAGCTTGGGGTTCCCTACGACATTCACCGAGGACCCGCGGGAAAAACCATTCTCGCGTTTCTTCGGCCGCGAGAAGCGGACAAGATCTTTGAAGAACTGAAAAGAAACACCTCGGTGGATATTCCAGCCTTGAAAAAAGCGGTGGAACAAACAAGGGTGAATGGGTATTCTACGGCCAGCAGCGAGCGGGCGCAGGGGGTTATCGGTTTTGCCGCCCCCATAATTGGGCCCGATAACGCGTTTCTCGGGGGCGTCGGGCTATACCTTCCCGAGGCCCGCTACAAACCGGAGGATAGGGGAAAATATGTGGATACGGTCAAAGCCTGCGCAGACGAGATATCTTCCATGGTAAATCCGGGCCATGCCCGGCCACCAAGGAGCGAGAAGACTCGTGCCAGATAGGCGTGTACTTATACTTGAGCCGCAGGATAACGTAGCGAACGCGCTTGAAGAAGTGCTGCCCGGTGATTCGATACACGTGAATATGGGTGGTGAAACGGTAATACTTCACGCGGAAGAACATATCCCGTTCGGTTTCAAGGTAGCAGTCAAAGATATTCCAGTCGGCGAACCGGTCATCAAATACGGTCGGCGTATAGGGATCGCAAGCCGGCCCATAAGAAGAGGCACTCTCGTCCATATTCATAATCTTGCAGGTACGCGAGGGCGGGGCGATCTCAAAAGAGGAACGTGAGGACGGATGAATTTCCTTGGTTATGTTCGGCCTGATGGTGGAGCGGGTATCAGGAATTATGTGCTCATCATCCCCGGCGGTCTGATCTCTGAAAAGATATGTGCCTTTGTTCCCGGTACCAGGACGCTGGCGATGGCCAAGAGCGGCGGCGGGATGACGTCACGGGACCGTGAGACCATGGCCAGGACACTCTTCGGTTTTGGTCAGAACCCCAACGTTGCCGGGGTGATCGTGCATGACGGCAGTCCCGGGTCGGGCTATCCTGAACTTAAGGTAGAACGCCTCGTGTCAGAGCTTGCAAAATCGGGCAAACCTGTTGAGACCGTTTATGTAAGAGAAGAGGGCGGGACATTAGAATCGATAACAAGGGGAATAAAGCTGGCGCGTAGAATGGTTCATGATGCGTCGAAATTAAGGCGTGAGCCGGTCAGTATAAGTGGGTTGTCTCTCGGGGTCAAGTGCGGTGCGTCGGATCCGACGTCCGGTATGGTGGGCAATCCGGTCGTGGGATACCTCTTCGATAGGATAGTCGAAGCTGGTGGCACGGCCATGTTCGGGGAGACAACGGAGATTATCGGTTGCGAAGAGCTCCTCGCCGCGCGGGCAGCCAATCAGGAGGTTGCCGGCCAGATCCTGGAAGCGGTGCGTTTTATCGAAGAGCGCGTCCTTGCAACGGGTGAAGATATCCGCACGGTGAACCCTGTTCCCGAGAACATAAGAGCGGGCATATCGTCTTTGGAGGAGAAATCTTTAGGCGCCATATACAAAGCCGGGCATCATTCCATCCAGGGTGTGCTCAAGTACGCCGAAAGACCTCGTGGGCCCGGCCTGTATCTCGTAGACAACTGGATGGGGCCAAACTCAATCTTTCCCGGATACGCGGCCGCCGGAGCGCAGTTGACGATCTTTCAGTATGGAGGCGGCGCATCGGCCCGCACACTTCTCGATCCATCGCCCGCGGTAACCGCGCCACTTTTGTGGGCATCGGCCAACCCCACTACCTATGCGGTAGCCAAAGAAAGCCTCGATTTTTATTCCGGAACGGTTTTTGAGGGTACAGAGACTATCGAAGAGGCAGGAGAAAGGTTATTGAGACTGGTCATCGATGTTGCGTCGGGAACGCTCACACACGGTGAAACCATTAATTACAGTGACCCCATAGAGGTGTATGGCCTGGATCCGCTCTTCTGAGCGTTAAGAAGTGCTCCGCTTCACGAGTGGCGAGCGGACGGATATTGAGAGGAGGTCAGTATGACATTGGACAGGCAAGATTTTGAGATACTTAAGGAGTTTCATTTTGACATACCGCCGATTGGCGTCAAGTACCTGGTAGCGGCCCCTCACACAATGAATCCACTTGGCGAGAGGATGGCGCTTTGCGAAATGATGAAAAAGGCGCAGGGAGGAGACATCTTTTACGCGCAGGCCAAGGATCATACCTGTGAGGCAGGGCAATACATATTGGGCCAAAGGCAGATCGAGGATCAGTTTGTAAGCGGACAATTCGGGGCGGGGTTAGGCCTTTTCAGAGAAGAGCGCGCAGCGGCCAGGCTCTATCACTACATCCCGAGGATAGCGAAAGGGGTCGTCAACTATGTGGCATTTTCCCCGTTTGACAGGCTGCCATTCGACCCGGACGTCCTGATCGTTATTGCCAATACCGATCAGATGGAGATCCTGCTTCGGGCAATGAGCTATGAGACAGGACAGATGTGGTCAAGCAGGTACTCGCCCGCCATGGGGTGTTCCTGGCTTTTTGCTTATCCTCACCTTACCGGAGAAATAAACTTTATCGCCACCGGGCTTGGGTTCGGAATGAGGCGAAGGAAGCTGTTTCCACAGGGCCTGCATTTCATGACCATCCCCTTTGACCGGTTGCCATCCATGATGCAGACCTTAAAGGAGATGCCCTGGGTTCCTGAACCATTTAAGCCAAACGGACTCACATATGTTAAAGAGCTCCGCCAGAGGTTAGGCCTTGAATAAATGGTTTTTCGTTAACGATCAGGACTGTCAGGAAGAAAGCCATCTTCCTCGAAAACGGTTTTTGGGGAAACGAGGACACTAAAAGGGAAACACCGGGAGGAACAACGTGAAGATTACGAGTGTGGATATCTATCAGCTTGGAAGACCGAGGGACGGCAAGACCAAACCGTTTAATCCGTTGGTTGTGGTGCTCAACACCGATGACGGTGTAAAGGGATTCGGCGAGGTTGGTCTCGCTTACGGAGCAGGCAGTTCGGGTGGCTTCGGTATGCTTAAGGACCTCGCCTACTTTGTTCTCGGTGCAGACCCACGTAACGTGGAGGCCATATGGGAAAAGCTGTTTCGAAAAACATTCTGGGGCATGGGTGGAGGCCCGGTCGTGTATGGCGCAGTGAGCGGCATAGATACGGCTTGCTGGGACATCAAGGCAAAGACCCTTGGCGTCCCCGTGTATGAACTCCTCGGCGGAAAGTCGAGGGACAAGGTGAGAACCTATGCGAGCCAGATACAGTTCGACTGGGGTCCCGAACATAAATACTTCACCGAGCCCGAGCAGTATGCGGAAGCTGCTCTGAAGGCCGTGCAGGAGGGATACGATTGTGTGAAGGTTGATCCGGTGGGTATGACAGCACAGGGTGTCTGGGGAGGGGCAAGCCTTGAAGGCATCCTCACGCCGGCCCAACTCAGGATGTTTTACAACAGGACAAGAGCCATTCGAGAGGCCGTGGGTCCGGATATAGACATTATCATCGAGATCCACTCCTATCTTGGTGTTTCTTCCGCTATCCAGTTTGCCAACGCCATTGAAGATCTCAACTGCATGTTCTACGAAGAACCGATTCACCCTCTCAATGTTGATTCCATGGCCCGGGTGGCGCGTAGCGTTAGAATACCGCTCGCCGCCGGTGAGCGAATCTATACGCGCTGGGGATATAGACTCTTCTTTGAAAAGCAGGCCTTATCCGTTATTCAGCCTGATCTCGGGCTCGTCGGGGGTTTCACCGAAGGCAAGAAGATAAGTGATATGGCGAATGTCTACGACGTGACCGTTCAATGTCACGTTGCCGGTGGTCCTATCGCCACAGCTGTGGCCTTGCAACTGGAGGCGGTAATACCAAATTTCCTGATTCATGAATTGCATGCTGTAGCGCTTCAGGAAGAGGTTATTGCAATGTGCAAGTATAACTATGTGCCCCAACAAGGATACTTCGCAATCCCGGAATTGCCCGGCATCGGACAGGAATTAAGCGACCGGGCACTAAAAGAGGGTGTTCACGTGAGGATCGAATAGCCGTTGTGATTCTCCTCCACACAAGCATATGACGTCACCGTGGATTGTGGACGTAAAGACAAGAGGAGGTGCCATGAAAGACAAACTTTTTCTTCTCAAACCCGATTTCATGGATCAGGGCCGAGGGCCGTATTTCTGTCCGGGATGCGCCTTTGTAGAAGGCATGTTATCGTTCTATCCTGCTCTAAGGGACAAGATAGAAATAGATTACATCGACTTTGAGCGGCCGCGACCCCTGTTAGTGGCCGAGATTGGAGAAGAGAACCAGAACTGCCCCAAGCTTGTCCTTGGTGAAAATCGCCCCGTCCCGGAAAGGGTAACCGTACATCAGGCTAAAGGGAAATATTTTATTTCGGAGCCAGCGGAAATTTGCCGCTATTTGGGGAGCACTTACGGTTACGGGGTGCCGCACGATTAAATGCACGCGAGGCAGAGGGCCGCTGCTAAAGTTTTTCAACCTGTCCCGCCTGATCGCGCCGGTCTTCGGGTTCTTCTTTCTCGTACCGGGCTAACCTACGGCCTCATTCTCACACGACCGCCGGAAAATCTGGCAAGAAAACCGGTGTTGGTCTCGAGGTACTGTGTTACCTCATCCTCATAGACCTTTACCTGTTCGTCGATCAGCTTCTCAAGGAGGGTCATGTTTATCTTTTCCTGTTTCATCATTTTCTCTACCTCGTTGATCGTGGTGAGGGGATAGAGGTGTCTGTAGTTATCGAGGTAGACCTTGAGCGCTTCCATGCCCTCCTGCCTCTTAAGGTCCTTGAGAAGGATCAGCGCCTTATACCCGAGCATGCGGAGACAGTAGAGGCTTGTCTCTTTTATTGATTGCTCGGCGTCACTGATATAGCCTTCGGCGGCAGGAAGATCGTTGAGTTTATAACTCGCCGTTGCCGCAAAGACAAGGGCATCGGGATTTTTGAGCGTTTGATAGGCCTTCAGGAAGTCTCCCCTTGCCTGTTCGTACTCTTCCTCAGCCAGAAAGTTTTTGCCCTGAAACATATCCTGACCGTAAATGGTATAGGTAGTGGAGCAGGAAGTTAGACCGATGAGCGCCACGAGCATGACAAGATACGTGGGTATTCGCTTTAACCCGGCCATTATACAACGATTCGCTTTCTCCATATTTCTCCTTATGATTCCGTTCAACCGCTAATGAAATGTAGTTACCCTATTCTGGTTGTCAAGGCGCGGAAGCCTTATTTCGCATGTGGGGATAATGGCCGGGTTTTGAGTCATACAAAAGATGATGGTAACAACAAATTCCGTAGAGTCCGGGCATGGACGAAGCTCGGCATGGCCCGCGCGAGCATTCAAAAAAGAGAGCGGAACGGCAAGCGGAACCATCGCTTGGCGGCCATCTTCGCAACCATGTAACACTTTGATATCATAAACAATAACATACAAAGGAGAGATCGTTTTGGCGCTGCGCGGCGGCGAGCCCGTGACCGAAAAGTTCTGCGCTATCTCCACATATTCGAATGGCATTCTTGTTGCATCTTACCTTTGCGGGAGACGTCTCGTGCAGGCAAGGGGAGTTGAGACGCACCTCCCGCGAGAACAGATGATGACGATTCACGAGGTGATCCATGTGTCTGAGCCGATTTTTGAGCGATTCCGTGGAAAGACAGGATAAAGGCGACGCAGGTGTGGCCATAATCGAAACCA
Above is a window of Syntrophorhabdaceae bacterium DNA encoding:
- a CDS encoding IclR family transcriptional regulator gives rise to the protein MSDRRMSSLSKGLKVLRHFVYEKETWGIREIARELGFSKSATLRILQSLCDEDFLALDRKDSKYGIGPELWRLGVALRGKENLHATAMSVIRKYADKVNEMMIFFRHSRGAVVYEGVAECDHALRFTLKLGVPYDIHRGPAGKTILAFLRPREADKIFEELKRNTSVDIPALKKAVEQTRVNGYSTASSERAQGVIGFAAPIIGPDNAFLGGVGLYLPEARYKPEDRGKYVDTVKACADEISSMVNPGHARPPRSEKTRAR
- a CDS encoding mandelate racemase/muconate lactonizing enzyme family protein, whose amino-acid sequence is MKITSVDIYQLGRPRDGKTKPFNPLVVVLNTDDGVKGFGEVGLAYGAGSSGGFGMLKDLAYFVLGADPRNVEAIWEKLFRKTFWGMGGGPVVYGAVSGIDTACWDIKAKTLGVPVYELLGGKSRDKVRTYASQIQFDWGPEHKYFTEPEQYAEAALKAVQEGYDCVKVDPVGMTAQGVWGGASLEGILTPAQLRMFYNRTRAIREAVGPDIDIIIEIHSYLGVSSAIQFANAIEDLNCMFYEEPIHPLNVDSMARVARSVRIPLAAGERIYTRWGYRLFFEKQALSVIQPDLGLVGGFTEGKKISDMANVYDVTVQCHVAGGPIATAVALQLEAVIPNFLIHELHAVALQEEVIAMCKYNYVPQQGYFAIPELPGIGQELSDRALKEGVHVRIE
- a CDS encoding tripartite tricarboxylate transporter substrate binding protein; the protein is MNTQKKVVTILFLSFMLVLAFCSFSRAADYPTKPITFVIPYQAGGFTDILSRALAESLKKQLGQPVICENRAGGGGAVGLSYIATRQPDGYTIGLITPGMYLAYHMKKSELNPVKDLTFISRISGGMTAIVVRTDSSFKTVKDLINYAKQNPGKITYGTSGQGTITHLAMEELSSLAGGVPWKLVPYKSGSEAATALLGGHVDVVSDAPSWQPLVDAGKLRLLAVFMDKRSDRYPNVPTVKESGYDMSVPGPNGVVGPKGIPKPLVQKLDGAYRKALEDPEVKAVLKQYDLINLYLNSDDYVKAAQEEFDWSGKLVRKLGLDKQ
- a CDS encoding DUF3088 domain-containing protein, with product MKDKLFLLKPDFMDQGRGPYFCPGCAFVEGMLSFYPALRDKIEIDYIDFERPRPLLVAEIGEENQNCPKLVLGENRPVPERVTVHQAKGKYFISEPAEICRYLGSTYGYGVPHD
- a CDS encoding UxaA family hydrolase, whose translation is MPDRRVLILEPQDNVANALEEVLPGDSIHVNMGGETVILHAEEHIPFGFKVAVKDIPVGEPVIKYGRRIGIASRPIRRGTLVHIHNLAGTRGRGDLKRGT
- a CDS encoding DUF169 domain-containing protein — its product is MTLDRQDFEILKEFHFDIPPIGVKYLVAAPHTMNPLGERMALCEMMKKAQGGDIFYAQAKDHTCEAGQYILGQRQIEDQFVSGQFGAGLGLFREERAAARLYHYIPRIAKGVVNYVAFSPFDRLPFDPDVLIVIANTDQMEILLRAMSYETGQMWSSRYSPAMGCSWLFAYPHLTGEINFIATGLGFGMRRRKLFPQGLHFMTIPFDRLPSMMQTLKEMPWVPEPFKPNGLTYVKELRQRLGLE
- a CDS encoding UxaA family hydrolase; protein product: MNFLGYVRPDGGAGIRNYVLIIPGGLISEKICAFVPGTRTLAMAKSGGGMTSRDRETMARTLFGFGQNPNVAGVIVHDGSPGSGYPELKVERLVSELAKSGKPVETVYVREEGGTLESITRGIKLARRMVHDASKLRREPVSISGLSLGVKCGASDPTSGMVGNPVVGYLFDRIVEAGGTAMFGETTEIIGCEELLAARAANQEVAGQILEAVRFIEERVLATGEDIRTVNPVPENIRAGISSLEEKSLGAIYKAGHHSIQGVLKYAERPRGPGLYLVDNWMGPNSIFPGYAAAGAQLTIFQYGGGASARTLLDPSPAVTAPLLWASANPTTYAVAKESLDFYSGTVFEGTETIEEAGERLLRLVIDVASGTLTHGETINYSDPIEVYGLDPLF